One Penaeus monodon isolate SGIC_2016 chromosome 37, NSTDA_Pmon_1, whole genome shotgun sequence genomic region harbors:
- the LOC119596291 gene encoding UPF0389 protein CG9231-like encodes MALRGTLARLPPLRSSLVTTSPRIVAVPARHTHSTEDRLQVAPAAGAAVCSSAIPVGKLGLRDHHINRLEKYLLVWGGKYNSIADVPDLVSQDTLERARNKARIKINIWMGVATLLGCVYMIWSGKKAHREGQSLLVMNAEWHRRVNEEARLAKARKDCLGDMAEL; translated from the exons ATGGCGTTGCGAGGAACACTGGCCAGACTGCCTCCTCTGAGGTCTTCACTTGTGACCACAAGTCCAAGAATCGTGGCGGTTCCTGCCAGGCATACCCACAGCACGGAAGACAGGCTCCAGGTAGCCCCTGCTGCTGGGGCGGCTGTGTGTAGCAGCGCCATTCCTGTTGGAAAATTGG GACTGAGAGATCACCATATCAACAGACTGGAGAAGTATTTGCTGGTTTGGGGAGGGAAGTACAACAGCATCGCAGATGTCCCTGACTTGGTGAG CCAAGACACCCTGGAACGCGCTCGTAACAAGGCAAGAATCAAGATCAACATCTGGATGGGTGTCGCCACCCTGCTCGGCTGCGTGTACATGATCTGGTCGGGCAAGAAGGCTCACCGGGAGGGCCAGTCTCTCCTGGTCATGAACGCGGAGTGGCACAGGAGGGTGAACGAGGAGGCGAGGCTGGCCAAGGCGAGAAAGGATTGTCTGGGGGACATGGCAGAGCTGTAG